Proteins from one Poecile atricapillus isolate bPoeAtr1 chromosome 14, bPoeAtr1.hap1, whole genome shotgun sequence genomic window:
- the CDR2 gene encoding cerebellar degeneration-related protein 2 produces the protein MLADSLVEEFEIREDEPWYDQQDLQQDLHLAAELGKTLLDRNTELEESLQQMYATNQEQLQEIEYLTKQVELLRQMNDQHAKVYEQLDVTARELEDTNQKLVAESRASQQKIISLTETIESLQTHIDDLQRQVEELKKPGRGRMNQERSEQPRSMHSFSCLKELYDLRQYFVYDHVFAEKITSMDSQLSPLEEENEKLKKAVTVLQAQLNLEKEKRVTMEEEYSLMVKENCDLERRLVDTDLYRARAEELEAEVAEMRQILQSENALHNAEKLVPESFFISFKESLDRELGQSLGDDGLLTVSELEKKALKRSSSESLLSSAAGADILRGHEETCIRRAEAVKQRGISVLNEVDAQYNALKVKYEELLKKCQMDEDSLKHKAVQTLKQYSKDLNVGNTQYDLSASNHEFTIAELSDSSTNAPPEYKALFKEIFSCIRKTKEEIDEHRAKYKTLSSQP, from the exons ATGCTGGCCGACAGCCTGGTGGAGGAGTTCGAAATCCGCGAGGATGAGCCCTGGTACGACCAGCAGGACCTGCAGCAAG ATCTTCACCTTGCTGCTGAGCTTGGGAAGACTCTACTGGACCGTAACACTGAACTAGAAGAATCCTTACAGCAAATGTATGCAACAAATCAAGAGCAATTGCAGGAGATAGAG TACCTCACAAAGCAAGTGGAGCTCTTGCGGCAGATGAATGACCAGCATGCAAAAGTCTATGAACAGCTGGATGTGACAGCAAGAGAACTGGAGGACACTAATCAAAAACTGGTTGCAGAGAGTAGAGCTTCACAACAAAAGATAATAAG CTTGACAGAGACTATTGAAAGTCTACAAACACACATAGATGACCTGCAGCGACAAGTGGAAGAACTGAAAAAGCCTGGACGAGGCCGGATGAACCAGGAGAGATCTGAGCAGCCAAGATCAATGCACAGTTTCTCATGTTTGAAGGAGCTGTATGACCTCCGCCA gTATTTTGTTTATGATCACGTCTTTGCAGAAAAGATTACTTCGATGGATAGTCAGCTAAGtcctctagaagaagaaaatgagaagttgaAGAAGGCAGTGACAGTTCTGCAAGCCCAGCTGAACctagagaaagagaagagggTAACTATGGAAGAGGAATACAGTCTGATGGTGAAAGAAAACTGTGACCTGGAGCGGAGGCTGGTTGATACAGACTTGTATAGGGCTCGTGCggaggagctggaagcagaAGTAGCTGAAATGCGACAGATACTTCAGTCTGAGAATGCGCTCCATAATGCAGAGAAATTGGTTCCAGAatcctttttcatttcattcaaGGAATCTCTGGACAGGGAGCTTGGTCAGAGCCTGGGAGATGATGGACTTCTGACAGTATCGGAGCTTGAGAAGAAGGCACTGAAACGGAGCAGCAGTGAAAGCCtcctgagcagtgctgctggggcagaCATTCTCAGGGGCCATGAAGAAACGTGTATTAGGAGAGCTGAAGCTGTGAAGCAGCGAGGAATCTCTGTACTCAATGAAGTTGATGCTCAGTACAATGCTCTGAAAGTGAAGTATGAGGAACTTTTGAAGAAGTGTCAAATGGATGAAGATTCTTTGAAACACAAGGCTGTACAAACACTGAAGCAGTATTCCAAAGACCTAAATGTGGGGAACACCCAGTATGATCTTTCAGCTAGCAATCACGAATTCACAATTGCTGAGCTAAGTGACTCTTCCACAAATGCTCCCCCTGAATATAAAGCACTATTCAAGGAGATTTTTAGCTgtatcagaaaaacaaaagaagaaatagatGAACACAGAGCGAAGTACAAGACTCTCTCATCTCAGCCGTAA